A single region of the Streptomyces caelestis genome encodes:
- a CDS encoding acyl-CoA carboxylase epsilon subunit, whose translation MTIKVVRGNPTPEELAAALAVVRARAAAAAATPPGAPAARDSWSDPSRIATHRLPQPGPAAWGRTYWPG comes from the coding sequence ATGACGATCAAGGTCGTACGGGGCAACCCGACCCCGGAGGAGCTGGCCGCCGCTCTGGCGGTGGTCAGGGCCCGCGCCGCGGCGGCGGCCGCCACGCCGCCCGGCGCGCCGGCCGCCCGCGACTCCTGGTCCGACCCGTCCCGCATCGCGACCCATCGCCTGCCCCAGCCGGGCCCGGCGGCATGGGGCCGCACGTACTGGCCGGGCTGA
- the mmpB gene encoding morphogenic membrane protein MmpB encodes MLWSDPENEPPKELRDMQDMLRRLGVLMALAMVLAMIVIGVR; translated from the coding sequence ATGCTGTGGTCCGACCCCGAGAACGAACCGCCGAAAGAGCTGCGGGACATGCAGGACATGCTGCGGCGGCTGGGCGTTCTCATGGCGTTGGCCATGGTGCTCGCGATGATCGTGATCGGCGTGAGGTGA